The genomic stretch GCACAGGGTCCGGTAAACAGAAGAAAACCTATACCATCCGCGATGAAAGTGAGTGGATTCGTGTTGATGTCCCTCCTATTGTAGATGAAAAGACATTCCAACTTGCTCAAAAGCAAAAAGAGAAAAACATCAAAAAGCGCGGTAATGTTAAATTCAATTACCTTTTTAAAGGCATGATTCGCTGCAAGCATTGCGGACGCATTTGGGAGTGTACGACTTATAACGGACGAGAAGATAAAAAGACCGGTGAGAAAAAGAAATACGGTGTTTATCGCTGCCCTAACCTTAATCCCAAACGCTATGGCGATGGCATAACAAAATGCGATTGTAGGAGTATTCGTGTCGAACTATTGGATGATTACATCATGAATCTAATTCAATCTTCACTCAGCAATCCGGAGATGTTCCGTGAAGCCATCAAAGCCCGTCTAACAGAAAAAGATGACACACTAGACGAACAAGTCAACGAGCTCGAAAAACAGCTTAAAAAGAAAACAGACGAGCGAGACCGGATTAAGCGCATGTATGTGGTGGCGCAAGTCATCACTGAAGAAGAAATGCTAAAAGACATGAAGAGAATAAACGCTGAAATTACTGGTATTACAGATGAAATCAATGCACTAAAGCGCAAGATAGAACAACAAGAGATCAACACCATATCTGATGAACAAATAAAACTAATACTCGATAATATTAATTTAATGTTTGAAGATAATGAAATGACTTTTGAAAACAGGAGAGAATTAATGGAGCTACTCATTGAAGAAATACAGATTGACGCTAAAGGCGAACAAGTGGCTATTACCGTAAAAGGTCCACTCAATGACATTGCTTCATACTCACAACCTCAAAAAGTTCGAAAATACAGGTGAAGATGCGGAAGACCTGATTTCCATCGGCACCATCGGACTGATCAAAGCGATCGAAAGCTATTCAGAAGGAAAAGGAACAAAGCTTGCCACCTATGCTGCACGATGTATCGAAAACGA from Falsibacillus pallidus encodes the following:
- a CDS encoding recombinase family protein, which codes for MIGIYLRVSTISQAEEGYSLETQEDLCMKRAKELGYSPKQVKVYREEGRSGEDIDRPQMNQLRDDTANGIIHKVIITDPDRLTRDLTDKLIVCKEWDRQGVEIIFIDTEYQNTPEGQMFFNMRSVFAQYELAQIRKRTIRGRLRAVEKDKKIMPMRTAPYGYDYRDGELVINEPEAIFVNKIYTWYLEGYTLREIGDKLFAAGAVPKRAESKNFGATSIRRILTSEIYIGNYVYNKRETKKVWGERTGSGKQKKTYTIRDESEWIRVDVPPIVDEKTFQLAQKQKEKNIKKRGNVKFNYLFKGMIRCKHCGRIWECTTYNGREDKKTGEKKKYGVYRCPNLNPKRYGDGITKCDCRSIRVELLDDYIMNLIQSSLSNPEMFREAIKARLTEKDDTLDEQVNELEKQLKKKTDERDRIKRMYVVAQVITEEEMLKDMKRINAEITGITDEINALKRKIEQQEINTISDEQIKLILDNINLMFEDNEMTFENRRELMELLIEEIQIDAKGEQVAITVKGPLNDIASYSQPQKVRKYR